The following proteins are encoded in a genomic region of Pseudorca crassidens isolate mPseCra1 chromosome 5, mPseCra1.hap1, whole genome shotgun sequence:
- the AMOTL2 gene encoding angiomotin-like protein 2 isoform X1 gives MRCSGARCRWPLSRRLCASPGSMRTLEDSSGTVLHRLIQEQLRYGNLTETRTLLAIQQQALRGGAGAGGTGSPQAPLEIVAPEDSQVLQQATRQEPQGQEHQGTETHLAENSLYRLCPQPGKGEELPTYEEAKAHSQYYAAQQAGPQPHMGDRDPRGAPGGIRRQDEALRELRHGHVRSLSERLLQLSLERNGARTPSHMSASHSFPQLARNQQGPLPRGAPAEGPEPRGPPPQYPHIVLAHETTSAVTDPRYRTRGSPHFQHAEVRILQAQVPPVFLQQRQQYQYLQQPQEHPPPPSPAPLSQGPLGSLSLPGLEAPASTQASSGSAHLAQMETVLRENARLQRDNERLKRELESSAEKTGRIEKLESEIQRLSEAHESLTRASSKREALEKTMRNKMDSEMRRLQDFNRDLRERLESANRRLASKTQEAQAGSQDMVAKLLAQSYEQQQEQEKLEREVALLRGAIEDQRRRAELLEQALSNAQGRAARAEEELRKKQAYVEKVERLQQALGQLQAACEKREQLELRLRTRLEQELKALRAQQRQAGSPGGGSSGGGSPELSALRLSEQLREKEEQVLALEADMTKWEQKYLEERAMRQFAMDAAATAAAQRDTTLIRHSPQPSPSSSFNEGLLTGGHRHQEMESRLKVLHAQILEKDAVIKVLQQRSRKDPGKATQGSLRPAKSVPSVFVAAAAGAQGWQGLSSSERQVDAPARLAAADRAPAEEPVAEAPLAAHAKHGSRDGSTQTDSPPDSAAACLGLEPDGLLGCSSGQRTALLDSVATSRVQDLSDMVEILI, from the exons ATGAG gtGCTCTGGGGCCAGGTGCCGCTGGCCTTTGTCCAGGCGGTTGTGTGCAAGCCCAGGAAGCATGAGGACACTGGAGGACTCCTCGGGTACGGTCCTGCACCGCCTCATCCAGGAGCAGCTGCGCTATGGCAACCTGACCGAGACCCGCACGCTGCTGGCCATCCAGCAGCAGGCCCtacggggtggggctggggctgggggcacaggGAGCCCCCAGGCCCCCCTGGAGATCGTGGCCCCCGAGGACAGTCAGGTGCTGCAGCAGGCCACAAGGCAGGAGCCCCAGGGCCAGGAGCACCAGGGCACCGAGACCCACCTGGCAGAGAACAGCCTCTACCGGCTGTGCCCACAGCCTGGCAAGGGCGAGGAGCTGCCCACCTATGAGGAGGCCAAAGCCCACTCGCAGTACTATGCGGCCCAGCAGGCGGGGCCCCAGCCACATATGGGGGACCGGGATCCCCGCGGGGCCCCGGGTGGCATTCGGAGGCAGGATGAGGCCCTGCGTGAGCTGAGGCACGGGCACGTGCGCTCCCTGAGCGAGCGGCTCCTGCAGCTGTCCCTGGAGAGGAACGGGGCCCGTACCCCCAGCCACATGAGCGCCTCCCACAGCTTCCCCCAGCTGGCCCGCAACCAGCAGGGACCCCTGCCCAGGGGCGCCCCTGCAGAGGGCCCGGAGCCCCGCGGACCTCCACCTCAGTACCCACACATCGTGCTAGCTCATGAGACCACCTCCGCTGTCACCGACCCGCGGTACCGCACCCGTGGCAGCCCGCACTTCCAGCATGCGGAAGTAAG GATCCTGCAGGCCCAGGTGCCCCCTGTGTTCCTCCAGCAGCGGCAGCAGTACCAGTAcctgcagcagccccaggagcaccccccgcccccatccccggCTCCCCTCAGCCAGGGCCCGCTAGGCTCCCTCAGCCTACCAGGGTTGGAGGCCCCAGCAAGTACCCAGGCCTCCTCGGGCAGTGCCCACCTGGCCCAGATGGAGACTGTGCTGAGGGAGAATGCCAGGCTGCAGAGGGACAACGAGAGGCTGAAGAGGGAGCTGGAGAGCTCGGCGGAGAAGACCGGCCGCATCGAGAAG CTGGAGAGCGAAATCCAGCGGCTCTCTGAGGCCCACGAGAGCCTGACGAGGGCCTCTTCCAAGCGGGAGGCCCTGGAGAAGACTATGCGGAACAAGATGGACAGTGAGATGAGGCGGCTGCAGGACTTCAACCGGGATCTGAGAG AGAGATTGGAATCTGCAAACCGGCGCCTGGCAAGCAAGACACAGGAAGCGCAGGCAGGCAGTCAGGACATGGTGGCCAAGTTGCTGGCTCAAA GCTAcgagcagcagcaggagcaggaGAAGCTGGAGCGGGAGGTGGCACTGCTGCGCGGAGCCATCGAGGACCAGCGGCGGCGGGCCGAGCTGCTGGAGCAGGCTCTGAGCAATGCCCAGGGCCGGGCGGCACGAGCCGAGGAGGAGCTGCGGAAGAAGCAGGCCTACGTGGAGAAGGTGGAGCGGCTGCAGCAGGCCCTGGGGCAGCTGCAGGCTGCCTGCGAGAAGCGTGAGCAGCTGGAGCTACGGCTGCGGACGCGCCTGGAGCAGGAACTCAAGGCCCTGCGTGCGCAGCAG aggcaggcaggcagccccGGTGGTGGCAGTAGCGGCGGTGGGTCCCCGGAGCTCAGTGCCCTGCGGCTGTCGGAGCAGCTACGAGAGAAGGAGGAGCAGGTCCTGGCACTGGAGGCCGACATGACCAAGTGGGAGCAGAAGTATTTGGAGGAACGTGCCATGAGGCAGTTTGCCATGGATGCGGCCGCCACGGCTGCCGCCCAGCGCGACACCACTCTCATCCGGCACTCCCCCCAGCCCTCGCCCAGCAGCAGCTTCAACGAGGGCCTGCTCACCGGCGGCCACAGGCATCAGGAGATGGAAAGCAG GTTAAAGGTGCTCCACGCCCAGATCCTGGAGAAGGATGCGGTGATCAAGGTCCTTCAGCAGCGCTCCAGGAAGGATCCTGGCAAGGCCACCCAGGGCTCCCTGAGGCCCGCCAAGTCGGTGCCATCTGTCttcgtggctgcagcagcaggggcCCAGGGCTGGCAAGGGCTCTCCTCCAGCGAGCGGCAGGTGGATGCCCCTGCCCGGCTGGCTGCAG CAGACAGGGCCCCGGCGGAGGAGCCAGTGGCCGAGGCTCCCCTAGCTGCCCACGCCAAACATGGGAGCAGGGATGGGAGCACCCAGACTGACAGCCCCCCAGACAGCGCCGCCGCCTGCCTGGGCCTGGAGCCCGACGGCCTTCTGGGGTGCAGCAGTGGCCAGAGGACAGCCTTGCTGG ATTCTGTTGCTACATCCAGAGTCCAGGACTTGTCGGACATGGTAGAGATACTGATCTGA
- the AMOTL2 gene encoding angiomotin-like protein 2 isoform X2: MRCSGARCRWPLSRRLCASPGSMRTLEDSSGTVLHRLIQEQLRYGNLTETRTLLAIQQQALRGGAGAGGTGSPQAPLEIVAPEDSQVLQQATRQEPQGQEHQGTETHLAENSLYRLCPQPGKGEELPTYEEAKAHSQYYAAQQAGPQPHMGDRDPRGAPGGIRRQDEALRELRHGHVRSLSERLLQLSLERNGARTPSHMSASHSFPQLARNQQGPLPRGAPAEGPEPRGPPPQYPHIVLAHETTSAVTDPRYRTRGSPHFQHAEVRILQAQVPPVFLQQRQQYQYLQQPQEHPPPPSPAPLSQGPLGSLSLPGLEAPASTQASSGSAHLAQMETVLRENARLQRDNERLKRELESSAEKTGRIEKLESEIQRLSEAHESLTRASSKREALEKTMRNKMDSEMRRLQDFNRDLRERLESANRRLASKTQEAQAGSQDMVAKLLAQSYEQQQEQEKLEREVALLRGAIEDQRRRAELLEQALSNAQGRAARAEEELRKKQAYVEKVERLQQALGQLQAACEKREQLELRLRTRLEQELKALRAQQRQAGSPGGGSSGGGSPELSALRLSEQLREKEEQVLALEADMTKWEQKYLEERAMRQFAMDAAATAAAQRDTTLIRHSPQPSPSSSFNEGLLTGGHRHQEMESRLKVLHAQILEKDAVIKVLQQRSRKDPGKATQGSLRPAKSVPSVFVAAAAGAQGWQGLSSSERQVDAPARLAADRAPAEEPVAEAPLAAHAKHGSRDGSTQTDSPPDSAAACLGLEPDGLLGCSSGQRTALLDSVATSRVQDLSDMVEILI; this comes from the exons ATGAG gtGCTCTGGGGCCAGGTGCCGCTGGCCTTTGTCCAGGCGGTTGTGTGCAAGCCCAGGAAGCATGAGGACACTGGAGGACTCCTCGGGTACGGTCCTGCACCGCCTCATCCAGGAGCAGCTGCGCTATGGCAACCTGACCGAGACCCGCACGCTGCTGGCCATCCAGCAGCAGGCCCtacggggtggggctggggctgggggcacaggGAGCCCCCAGGCCCCCCTGGAGATCGTGGCCCCCGAGGACAGTCAGGTGCTGCAGCAGGCCACAAGGCAGGAGCCCCAGGGCCAGGAGCACCAGGGCACCGAGACCCACCTGGCAGAGAACAGCCTCTACCGGCTGTGCCCACAGCCTGGCAAGGGCGAGGAGCTGCCCACCTATGAGGAGGCCAAAGCCCACTCGCAGTACTATGCGGCCCAGCAGGCGGGGCCCCAGCCACATATGGGGGACCGGGATCCCCGCGGGGCCCCGGGTGGCATTCGGAGGCAGGATGAGGCCCTGCGTGAGCTGAGGCACGGGCACGTGCGCTCCCTGAGCGAGCGGCTCCTGCAGCTGTCCCTGGAGAGGAACGGGGCCCGTACCCCCAGCCACATGAGCGCCTCCCACAGCTTCCCCCAGCTGGCCCGCAACCAGCAGGGACCCCTGCCCAGGGGCGCCCCTGCAGAGGGCCCGGAGCCCCGCGGACCTCCACCTCAGTACCCACACATCGTGCTAGCTCATGAGACCACCTCCGCTGTCACCGACCCGCGGTACCGCACCCGTGGCAGCCCGCACTTCCAGCATGCGGAAGTAAG GATCCTGCAGGCCCAGGTGCCCCCTGTGTTCCTCCAGCAGCGGCAGCAGTACCAGTAcctgcagcagccccaggagcaccccccgcccccatccccggCTCCCCTCAGCCAGGGCCCGCTAGGCTCCCTCAGCCTACCAGGGTTGGAGGCCCCAGCAAGTACCCAGGCCTCCTCGGGCAGTGCCCACCTGGCCCAGATGGAGACTGTGCTGAGGGAGAATGCCAGGCTGCAGAGGGACAACGAGAGGCTGAAGAGGGAGCTGGAGAGCTCGGCGGAGAAGACCGGCCGCATCGAGAAG CTGGAGAGCGAAATCCAGCGGCTCTCTGAGGCCCACGAGAGCCTGACGAGGGCCTCTTCCAAGCGGGAGGCCCTGGAGAAGACTATGCGGAACAAGATGGACAGTGAGATGAGGCGGCTGCAGGACTTCAACCGGGATCTGAGAG AGAGATTGGAATCTGCAAACCGGCGCCTGGCAAGCAAGACACAGGAAGCGCAGGCAGGCAGTCAGGACATGGTGGCCAAGTTGCTGGCTCAAA GCTAcgagcagcagcaggagcaggaGAAGCTGGAGCGGGAGGTGGCACTGCTGCGCGGAGCCATCGAGGACCAGCGGCGGCGGGCCGAGCTGCTGGAGCAGGCTCTGAGCAATGCCCAGGGCCGGGCGGCACGAGCCGAGGAGGAGCTGCGGAAGAAGCAGGCCTACGTGGAGAAGGTGGAGCGGCTGCAGCAGGCCCTGGGGCAGCTGCAGGCTGCCTGCGAGAAGCGTGAGCAGCTGGAGCTACGGCTGCGGACGCGCCTGGAGCAGGAACTCAAGGCCCTGCGTGCGCAGCAG aggcaggcaggcagccccGGTGGTGGCAGTAGCGGCGGTGGGTCCCCGGAGCTCAGTGCCCTGCGGCTGTCGGAGCAGCTACGAGAGAAGGAGGAGCAGGTCCTGGCACTGGAGGCCGACATGACCAAGTGGGAGCAGAAGTATTTGGAGGAACGTGCCATGAGGCAGTTTGCCATGGATGCGGCCGCCACGGCTGCCGCCCAGCGCGACACCACTCTCATCCGGCACTCCCCCCAGCCCTCGCCCAGCAGCAGCTTCAACGAGGGCCTGCTCACCGGCGGCCACAGGCATCAGGAGATGGAAAGCAG GTTAAAGGTGCTCCACGCCCAGATCCTGGAGAAGGATGCGGTGATCAAGGTCCTTCAGCAGCGCTCCAGGAAGGATCCTGGCAAGGCCACCCAGGGCTCCCTGAGGCCCGCCAAGTCGGTGCCATCTGTCttcgtggctgcagcagcaggggcCCAGGGCTGGCAAGGGCTCTCCTCCAGCGAGCGGCAGGTGGATGCCCCTGCCCGGCTGGCTGCAG ACAGGGCCCCGGCGGAGGAGCCAGTGGCCGAGGCTCCCCTAGCTGCCCACGCCAAACATGGGAGCAGGGATGGGAGCACCCAGACTGACAGCCCCCCAGACAGCGCCGCCGCCTGCCTGGGCCTGGAGCCCGACGGCCTTCTGGGGTGCAGCAGTGGCCAGAGGACAGCCTTGCTGG ATTCTGTTGCTACATCCAGAGTCCAGGACTTGTCGGACATGGTAGAGATACTGATCTGA
- the AMOTL2 gene encoding angiomotin-like protein 2 isoform X3 yields MRTLEDSSGTVLHRLIQEQLRYGNLTETRTLLAIQQQALRGGAGAGGTGSPQAPLEIVAPEDSQVLQQATRQEPQGQEHQGTETHLAENSLYRLCPQPGKGEELPTYEEAKAHSQYYAAQQAGPQPHMGDRDPRGAPGGIRRQDEALRELRHGHVRSLSERLLQLSLERNGARTPSHMSASHSFPQLARNQQGPLPRGAPAEGPEPRGPPPQYPHIVLAHETTSAVTDPRYRTRGSPHFQHAEVRILQAQVPPVFLQQRQQYQYLQQPQEHPPPPSPAPLSQGPLGSLSLPGLEAPASTQASSGSAHLAQMETVLRENARLQRDNERLKRELESSAEKTGRIEKLESEIQRLSEAHESLTRASSKREALEKTMRNKMDSEMRRLQDFNRDLRERLESANRRLASKTQEAQAGSQDMVAKLLAQSYEQQQEQEKLEREVALLRGAIEDQRRRAELLEQALSNAQGRAARAEEELRKKQAYVEKVERLQQALGQLQAACEKREQLELRLRTRLEQELKALRAQQRQAGSPGGGSSGGGSPELSALRLSEQLREKEEQVLALEADMTKWEQKYLEERAMRQFAMDAAATAAAQRDTTLIRHSPQPSPSSSFNEGLLTGGHRHQEMESRLKVLHAQILEKDAVIKVLQQRSRKDPGKATQGSLRPAKSVPSVFVAAAAGAQGWQGLSSSERQVDAPARLAAADRAPAEEPVAEAPLAAHAKHGSRDGSTQTDSPPDSAAACLGLEPDGLLGCSSGQRTALLDSVATSRVQDLSDMVEILI; encoded by the exons ATGAGGACACTGGAGGACTCCTCGGGTACGGTCCTGCACCGCCTCATCCAGGAGCAGCTGCGCTATGGCAACCTGACCGAGACCCGCACGCTGCTGGCCATCCAGCAGCAGGCCCtacggggtggggctggggctgggggcacaggGAGCCCCCAGGCCCCCCTGGAGATCGTGGCCCCCGAGGACAGTCAGGTGCTGCAGCAGGCCACAAGGCAGGAGCCCCAGGGCCAGGAGCACCAGGGCACCGAGACCCACCTGGCAGAGAACAGCCTCTACCGGCTGTGCCCACAGCCTGGCAAGGGCGAGGAGCTGCCCACCTATGAGGAGGCCAAAGCCCACTCGCAGTACTATGCGGCCCAGCAGGCGGGGCCCCAGCCACATATGGGGGACCGGGATCCCCGCGGGGCCCCGGGTGGCATTCGGAGGCAGGATGAGGCCCTGCGTGAGCTGAGGCACGGGCACGTGCGCTCCCTGAGCGAGCGGCTCCTGCAGCTGTCCCTGGAGAGGAACGGGGCCCGTACCCCCAGCCACATGAGCGCCTCCCACAGCTTCCCCCAGCTGGCCCGCAACCAGCAGGGACCCCTGCCCAGGGGCGCCCCTGCAGAGGGCCCGGAGCCCCGCGGACCTCCACCTCAGTACCCACACATCGTGCTAGCTCATGAGACCACCTCCGCTGTCACCGACCCGCGGTACCGCACCCGTGGCAGCCCGCACTTCCAGCATGCGGAAGTAAG GATCCTGCAGGCCCAGGTGCCCCCTGTGTTCCTCCAGCAGCGGCAGCAGTACCAGTAcctgcagcagccccaggagcaccccccgcccccatccccggCTCCCCTCAGCCAGGGCCCGCTAGGCTCCCTCAGCCTACCAGGGTTGGAGGCCCCAGCAAGTACCCAGGCCTCCTCGGGCAGTGCCCACCTGGCCCAGATGGAGACTGTGCTGAGGGAGAATGCCAGGCTGCAGAGGGACAACGAGAGGCTGAAGAGGGAGCTGGAGAGCTCGGCGGAGAAGACCGGCCGCATCGAGAAG CTGGAGAGCGAAATCCAGCGGCTCTCTGAGGCCCACGAGAGCCTGACGAGGGCCTCTTCCAAGCGGGAGGCCCTGGAGAAGACTATGCGGAACAAGATGGACAGTGAGATGAGGCGGCTGCAGGACTTCAACCGGGATCTGAGAG AGAGATTGGAATCTGCAAACCGGCGCCTGGCAAGCAAGACACAGGAAGCGCAGGCAGGCAGTCAGGACATGGTGGCCAAGTTGCTGGCTCAAA GCTAcgagcagcagcaggagcaggaGAAGCTGGAGCGGGAGGTGGCACTGCTGCGCGGAGCCATCGAGGACCAGCGGCGGCGGGCCGAGCTGCTGGAGCAGGCTCTGAGCAATGCCCAGGGCCGGGCGGCACGAGCCGAGGAGGAGCTGCGGAAGAAGCAGGCCTACGTGGAGAAGGTGGAGCGGCTGCAGCAGGCCCTGGGGCAGCTGCAGGCTGCCTGCGAGAAGCGTGAGCAGCTGGAGCTACGGCTGCGGACGCGCCTGGAGCAGGAACTCAAGGCCCTGCGTGCGCAGCAG aggcaggcaggcagccccGGTGGTGGCAGTAGCGGCGGTGGGTCCCCGGAGCTCAGTGCCCTGCGGCTGTCGGAGCAGCTACGAGAGAAGGAGGAGCAGGTCCTGGCACTGGAGGCCGACATGACCAAGTGGGAGCAGAAGTATTTGGAGGAACGTGCCATGAGGCAGTTTGCCATGGATGCGGCCGCCACGGCTGCCGCCCAGCGCGACACCACTCTCATCCGGCACTCCCCCCAGCCCTCGCCCAGCAGCAGCTTCAACGAGGGCCTGCTCACCGGCGGCCACAGGCATCAGGAGATGGAAAGCAG GTTAAAGGTGCTCCACGCCCAGATCCTGGAGAAGGATGCGGTGATCAAGGTCCTTCAGCAGCGCTCCAGGAAGGATCCTGGCAAGGCCACCCAGGGCTCCCTGAGGCCCGCCAAGTCGGTGCCATCTGTCttcgtggctgcagcagcaggggcCCAGGGCTGGCAAGGGCTCTCCTCCAGCGAGCGGCAGGTGGATGCCCCTGCCCGGCTGGCTGCAG CAGACAGGGCCCCGGCGGAGGAGCCAGTGGCCGAGGCTCCCCTAGCTGCCCACGCCAAACATGGGAGCAGGGATGGGAGCACCCAGACTGACAGCCCCCCAGACAGCGCCGCCGCCTGCCTGGGCCTGGAGCCCGACGGCCTTCTGGGGTGCAGCAGTGGCCAGAGGACAGCCTTGCTGG ATTCTGTTGCTACATCCAGAGTCCAGGACTTGTCGGACATGGTAGAGATACTGATCTGA
- the AMOTL2 gene encoding angiomotin-like protein 2 isoform X4, which translates to MRTLEDSSGTVLHRLIQEQLRYGNLTETRTLLAIQQQALRGGAGAGGTGSPQAPLEIVAPEDSQVLQQATRQEPQGQEHQGTETHLAENSLYRLCPQPGKGEELPTYEEAKAHSQYYAAQQAGPQPHMGDRDPRGAPGGIRRQDEALRELRHGHVRSLSERLLQLSLERNGARTPSHMSASHSFPQLARNQQGPLPRGAPAEGPEPRGPPPQYPHIVLAHETTSAVTDPRYRTRGSPHFQHAEVRILQAQVPPVFLQQRQQYQYLQQPQEHPPPPSPAPLSQGPLGSLSLPGLEAPASTQASSGSAHLAQMETVLRENARLQRDNERLKRELESSAEKTGRIEKLESEIQRLSEAHESLTRASSKREALEKTMRNKMDSEMRRLQDFNRDLRERLESANRRLASKTQEAQAGSQDMVAKLLAQSYEQQQEQEKLEREVALLRGAIEDQRRRAELLEQALSNAQGRAARAEEELRKKQAYVEKVERLQQALGQLQAACEKREQLELRLRTRLEQELKALRAQQRQAGSPGGGSSGGGSPELSALRLSEQLREKEEQVLALEADMTKWEQKYLEERAMRQFAMDAAATAAAQRDTTLIRHSPQPSPSSSFNEGLLTGGHRHQEMESRLKVLHAQILEKDAVIKVLQQRSRKDPGKATQGSLRPAKSVPSVFVAAAAGAQGWQGLSSSERQVDAPARLAADRAPAEEPVAEAPLAAHAKHGSRDGSTQTDSPPDSAAACLGLEPDGLLGCSSGQRTALLDSVATSRVQDLSDMVEILI; encoded by the exons ATGAGGACACTGGAGGACTCCTCGGGTACGGTCCTGCACCGCCTCATCCAGGAGCAGCTGCGCTATGGCAACCTGACCGAGACCCGCACGCTGCTGGCCATCCAGCAGCAGGCCCtacggggtggggctggggctgggggcacaggGAGCCCCCAGGCCCCCCTGGAGATCGTGGCCCCCGAGGACAGTCAGGTGCTGCAGCAGGCCACAAGGCAGGAGCCCCAGGGCCAGGAGCACCAGGGCACCGAGACCCACCTGGCAGAGAACAGCCTCTACCGGCTGTGCCCACAGCCTGGCAAGGGCGAGGAGCTGCCCACCTATGAGGAGGCCAAAGCCCACTCGCAGTACTATGCGGCCCAGCAGGCGGGGCCCCAGCCACATATGGGGGACCGGGATCCCCGCGGGGCCCCGGGTGGCATTCGGAGGCAGGATGAGGCCCTGCGTGAGCTGAGGCACGGGCACGTGCGCTCCCTGAGCGAGCGGCTCCTGCAGCTGTCCCTGGAGAGGAACGGGGCCCGTACCCCCAGCCACATGAGCGCCTCCCACAGCTTCCCCCAGCTGGCCCGCAACCAGCAGGGACCCCTGCCCAGGGGCGCCCCTGCAGAGGGCCCGGAGCCCCGCGGACCTCCACCTCAGTACCCACACATCGTGCTAGCTCATGAGACCACCTCCGCTGTCACCGACCCGCGGTACCGCACCCGTGGCAGCCCGCACTTCCAGCATGCGGAAGTAAG GATCCTGCAGGCCCAGGTGCCCCCTGTGTTCCTCCAGCAGCGGCAGCAGTACCAGTAcctgcagcagccccaggagcaccccccgcccccatccccggCTCCCCTCAGCCAGGGCCCGCTAGGCTCCCTCAGCCTACCAGGGTTGGAGGCCCCAGCAAGTACCCAGGCCTCCTCGGGCAGTGCCCACCTGGCCCAGATGGAGACTGTGCTGAGGGAGAATGCCAGGCTGCAGAGGGACAACGAGAGGCTGAAGAGGGAGCTGGAGAGCTCGGCGGAGAAGACCGGCCGCATCGAGAAG CTGGAGAGCGAAATCCAGCGGCTCTCTGAGGCCCACGAGAGCCTGACGAGGGCCTCTTCCAAGCGGGAGGCCCTGGAGAAGACTATGCGGAACAAGATGGACAGTGAGATGAGGCGGCTGCAGGACTTCAACCGGGATCTGAGAG AGAGATTGGAATCTGCAAACCGGCGCCTGGCAAGCAAGACACAGGAAGCGCAGGCAGGCAGTCAGGACATGGTGGCCAAGTTGCTGGCTCAAA GCTAcgagcagcagcaggagcaggaGAAGCTGGAGCGGGAGGTGGCACTGCTGCGCGGAGCCATCGAGGACCAGCGGCGGCGGGCCGAGCTGCTGGAGCAGGCTCTGAGCAATGCCCAGGGCCGGGCGGCACGAGCCGAGGAGGAGCTGCGGAAGAAGCAGGCCTACGTGGAGAAGGTGGAGCGGCTGCAGCAGGCCCTGGGGCAGCTGCAGGCTGCCTGCGAGAAGCGTGAGCAGCTGGAGCTACGGCTGCGGACGCGCCTGGAGCAGGAACTCAAGGCCCTGCGTGCGCAGCAG aggcaggcaggcagccccGGTGGTGGCAGTAGCGGCGGTGGGTCCCCGGAGCTCAGTGCCCTGCGGCTGTCGGAGCAGCTACGAGAGAAGGAGGAGCAGGTCCTGGCACTGGAGGCCGACATGACCAAGTGGGAGCAGAAGTATTTGGAGGAACGTGCCATGAGGCAGTTTGCCATGGATGCGGCCGCCACGGCTGCCGCCCAGCGCGACACCACTCTCATCCGGCACTCCCCCCAGCCCTCGCCCAGCAGCAGCTTCAACGAGGGCCTGCTCACCGGCGGCCACAGGCATCAGGAGATGGAAAGCAG GTTAAAGGTGCTCCACGCCCAGATCCTGGAGAAGGATGCGGTGATCAAGGTCCTTCAGCAGCGCTCCAGGAAGGATCCTGGCAAGGCCACCCAGGGCTCCCTGAGGCCCGCCAAGTCGGTGCCATCTGTCttcgtggctgcagcagcaggggcCCAGGGCTGGCAAGGGCTCTCCTCCAGCGAGCGGCAGGTGGATGCCCCTGCCCGGCTGGCTGCAG ACAGGGCCCCGGCGGAGGAGCCAGTGGCCGAGGCTCCCCTAGCTGCCCACGCCAAACATGGGAGCAGGGATGGGAGCACCCAGACTGACAGCCCCCCAGACAGCGCCGCCGCCTGCCTGGGCCTGGAGCCCGACGGCCTTCTGGGGTGCAGCAGTGGCCAGAGGACAGCCTTGCTGG ATTCTGTTGCTACATCCAGAGTCCAGGACTTGTCGGACATGGTAGAGATACTGATCTGA